A region from the Paraburkholderia youngii genome encodes:
- the phoR gene encoding phosphate regulon sensor histidine kinase PhoR: MNIIWARSIVSVVLLAVLCAVVGALVNIKAGLALAIVMLLAQSVFSTFHKQRLWRLLDAPVYGEVPSAPGIWGEIYYRLHKLAKRWHAQVRQVEQQHSRFIQAIQASPNGVAMLDDHDQIEWCNAISESHFGLDAKRDLRQHITHLVRHPDFVRYLNSHRYEEMLIMRGMGDKRQNVLSVQVFPYGDNRKLVLSQDITELERTDAMRRDFVANVSHELKTPLTVLSGFLETMRELPLGEAERARYLDLMEQQASRMRHIVSDLLVLATLEGDNKPPSDQMIDMQAVLRHLRDDAQSLSGDHHKIVFEADEALTVTGVETEILSAFGNLVTNAIRYTPDGGSIKVTWRAQGGHAVFSVIDSGLGIPAADIPRLTERFYRVDRSRSRDTGGTGLGLAIVKHVLQRHDAQLEVKSEEGRGSTFTVRFPVYRTARCQTAQV, translated from the coding sequence ATGAACATCATCTGGGCGCGCTCCATCGTGTCCGTCGTGCTGCTTGCTGTTCTGTGCGCGGTGGTCGGCGCACTGGTGAACATTAAGGCAGGGCTCGCTCTCGCCATCGTCATGCTGCTCGCACAGAGCGTCTTCAGTACCTTCCATAAGCAGCGTCTGTGGCGTCTGCTCGATGCGCCGGTGTACGGCGAAGTGCCGAGCGCCCCCGGCATCTGGGGCGAAATCTACTACCGTCTGCACAAGCTCGCGAAGCGCTGGCACGCCCAGGTGCGCCAGGTCGAGCAGCAGCATTCGCGTTTCATCCAGGCGATCCAGGCGTCGCCGAATGGCGTCGCGATGCTCGACGATCACGATCAGATCGAATGGTGCAACGCGATTTCCGAAAGCCACTTCGGGCTCGATGCGAAGCGCGATCTGCGCCAGCACATCACGCATCTGGTGCGCCATCCGGATTTCGTGCGCTATCTGAATTCGCATCGGTACGAGGAAATGCTGATCATGCGCGGCATGGGCGACAAGCGCCAGAACGTGCTGTCGGTGCAGGTGTTTCCGTATGGCGACAATCGCAAACTGGTGCTGTCGCAGGACATCACCGAACTCGAGCGCACCGATGCGATGCGGCGTGACTTCGTCGCCAACGTGTCGCACGAACTGAAAACGCCGCTTACCGTGCTGTCCGGTTTTCTCGAGACGATGCGCGAGCTGCCGTTGGGCGAGGCCGAGCGCGCGCGCTATCTCGACCTGATGGAGCAGCAGGCGTCGCGCATGCGTCATATCGTCAGCGATCTGCTGGTGCTCGCGACGCTCGAAGGTGACAACAAGCCGCCGAGCGATCAGATGATCGACATGCAGGCAGTATTGCGGCATCTGCGCGACGACGCGCAGAGCCTGTCCGGCGATCATCACAAGATCGTCTTCGAAGCCGACGAAGCGTTGACGGTAACCGGCGTCGAAACCGAGATTCTCAGCGCGTTCGGCAACCTGGTGACGAACGCGATCCGCTACACGCCGGACGGCGGCTCGATCAAGGTCACCTGGCGTGCGCAGGGTGGCCATGCGGTGTTCTCGGTCATCGATAGCGGCCTCGGCATTCCGGCCGCCGATATTCCACGACTCACCGAGCGCTTCTATCGCGTCGATCGCAGCCGTTCGCGCGACACGGGCGGCACCGGGCTCGGTCTCGCGATCGTCAAGCACGTATTGCAACGGCACGATGCGCAACTCGAAGTGAAGAGCGAAGAAGGGCGCGGCAGCACGTTCACGGTGCGTTTTCCGGTGTATCGGACCGCGCGCTGCCAAACCGCGCAGGTTTGA
- the ppk1 gene encoding polyphosphate kinase 1: MSVRYPLLNRELGILGFNERVLAQAADPAVPLLERLRFICITSSNLDEFFEVRMAGLQEQMRDNPGALSPDGMSLQHVYDLVVERAQKLVHRQYTMLHDTVLTALEEEGIYFHGTEAWSDAQTEWARNYFVDELLPVLTPIGLDPAHPFPRVLNKSLNFVVELEGKDAFGRQAMMGIVQAPRALPRLVRMPQELSGYPHGFVLLSSLLQRFVGELFPNLVVRSCNQFRITRNSELFVDEDEITNLRVALQGELPARHLGNAVRLEVSADTPAHVVRRLLDESGLSNKDCYYVNGPVNLVRLMQLPEMVDRPDLKFVPHIPSTPTQIANSTSMFDVIDQGDVLLHHPYESFQPVLELLLQAAKDPNVVAIKQTIYRTGTDSPLMDALMQAARNGKEVTVVVELLARFDEETNINWASQLEAVGAHVVYGVVGHKCHAKMMLIVRRVLAGGKSTLKRYAHLGTGNYHPRTARLYTDFGLMTADQKICEDVHHVFQQLTGIGGELKLHELWQSPFTLHPNLVEAIRKEAEHARAGRKARIVAKMNALLEPTVIAELYEAAQAGVKIDLIVRGVCSLQPGVQGLSENITVRSIVGRFLEHHRIYYFYDGGKEQVYLSSADWMDRNLFRRVEVAFPVNNRRLKRRVIAEGLSAFLGDNQSAWLMQSDGHYRRRRPGKASRNAQMSLLGKFCS; the protein is encoded by the coding sequence ATGTCCGTCCGCTATCCCTTATTGAATCGCGAGCTGGGCATTCTGGGTTTCAACGAGCGCGTGTTGGCGCAAGCCGCCGATCCCGCCGTCCCCCTGCTCGAACGTCTCCGGTTTATCTGCATCACCAGTAGCAATCTCGACGAATTCTTCGAAGTCCGCATGGCCGGCCTTCAGGAACAGATGCGCGACAATCCCGGCGCATTGTCGCCGGACGGCATGTCGCTGCAACACGTGTACGACCTCGTGGTCGAGCGTGCGCAGAAGCTCGTGCATCGCCAGTACACGATGCTGCACGACACGGTGCTCACCGCGCTCGAGGAGGAAGGTATTTATTTCCACGGCACCGAAGCATGGAGCGACGCGCAGACCGAATGGGCACGCAACTACTTCGTCGACGAACTGCTGCCGGTGTTGACGCCGATCGGTCTCGATCCCGCCCATCCGTTTCCGCGCGTGCTGAACAAGAGCCTGAACTTCGTCGTCGAACTCGAAGGCAAGGATGCATTCGGCCGCCAGGCGATGATGGGCATCGTGCAGGCGCCGCGGGCGCTGCCGCGGCTCGTGCGCATGCCGCAGGAACTGTCGGGCTATCCGCACGGCTTCGTGCTGCTGAGCTCGCTGTTGCAACGCTTCGTCGGCGAACTGTTTCCAAACCTCGTCGTGCGCAGCTGCAATCAGTTTCGCATCACCCGCAATAGCGAACTGTTCGTCGACGAAGACGAAATCACCAATCTGCGCGTCGCGTTGCAGGGCGAACTGCCGGCGCGGCATCTGGGCAATGCGGTGCGGCTCGAAGTGTCGGCGGACACGCCCGCGCACGTGGTGCGGCGCCTGCTCGACGAAAGCGGTCTGTCGAACAAGGACTGCTACTACGTGAACGGCCCCGTCAATCTGGTGCGGCTGATGCAGCTGCCCGAGATGGTCGACCGGCCGGATCTGAAGTTCGTACCGCATATTCCGTCGACGCCGACGCAGATCGCCAACAGCACGAGCATGTTCGACGTGATCGATCAGGGCGACGTGCTGCTGCATCATCCGTACGAGAGCTTCCAGCCGGTGCTCGAGCTGCTGCTGCAGGCGGCCAAGGACCCGAACGTGGTCGCGATCAAGCAGACCATCTATCGCACCGGCACCGACTCGCCGCTGATGGACGCGCTGATGCAGGCCGCGCGCAACGGCAAGGAAGTCACGGTGGTCGTCGAGCTGCTCGCGCGCTTCGACGAAGAAACCAACATCAACTGGGCCTCGCAGCTCGAAGCGGTCGGCGCGCACGTGGTCTACGGCGTGGTCGGCCACAAGTGCCACGCGAAAATGATGCTGATCGTGCGACGCGTATTGGCGGGCGGCAAGTCGACCCTGAAGCGCTACGCGCACCTCGGCACCGGCAACTATCACCCGCGCACCGCGCGCCTCTATACCGACTTCGGTCTGATGACCGCCGATCAGAAGATCTGCGAGGACGTGCACCATGTATTCCAACAGCTGACCGGCATCGGCGGCGAGCTGAAGCTGCACGAATTGTGGCAGTCGCCGTTCACGCTGCACCCGAACCTCGTCGAAGCGATCCGCAAGGAAGCCGAGCACGCACGGGCGGGCAGGAAGGCGCGCATCGTCGCGAAGATGAACGCACTGCTCGAGCCGACGGTGATCGCCGAGCTGTATGAAGCAGCGCAGGCCGGCGTGAAGATCGATCTGATCGTGCGCGGCGTGTGCTCGCTGCAGCCGGGCGTGCAAGGACTCTCCGAGAACATCACGGTGCGCTCGATCGTCGGGCGCTTTCTCGAACATCATCGCATCTACTACTTCTACGACGGCGGCAAGGAGCAGGTCTATCTGTCGAGCGCCGACTGGATGGATCGCAATCTGTTCCGGCGCGTCGAAGTCGCATTCCCGGTCAACAACCGGCGGCTGAAACGGCGCGTGATCGCGGAAGGGCTATCGGCGTTTCTCGGCGACAACCAGTCGGCCTGGTTGATGCAAAGCGATGGTCACTATCGCCGGCGCCGGCCGGGCAAGGCGTCGCGCAATGCGCAGATGAGCCTGCTCGGCAAGTTCTGTTCGTAG
- the ppx gene encoding exopolyphosphatase produces MASLNSAAGRDAHHASKGPGRRVALPASAATPAAAAAALARMEYAYPMVTIPHLLAAVDLGSNSFRLIVGRVEETDAGSQIYQVDALREPVRLAAGLSSDKMLDRASQVRGWDALKRFGERLRDFHPDHVRAVATNTLRIAKNAGEFLGEAQAALGFPIEVIAGREEARLIYAGAAHSVPASAGKRLVVDIGGGSTEFIIGSHYTPIKMESLYIGCVSHSRTFFPAGNVDEYTMRQAELAARREIQIISAEYKKTGWEQAIGSSGTARALAELVEANNFNDAGVTHGISRGGLERLKRALIKAENVNRLKLIALKSDRVPVLAGGLSIMIAVFDELGVDYVDTTDGALRLGVMYDLLGRSQHEDMRTVTVGGFMRRYGVDRAQAGRISDLSTSLYDQFIEPDEERRAENRMFIGWAASLHEIGLSISHSAYHKHSAYIASNADMPGFSRTDQARLAALVLGHAGKLGKLSQTRDVEWPLLFCLRLAALLCRRRADVGLPGITVAQANGGYEVRLPNEWVANNPLTDYSLIQEAAEWEKVGIPYRVVYTDD; encoded by the coding sequence ATGGCGTCTTTGAACAGTGCGGCCGGCCGCGACGCGCACCATGCGTCGAAGGGGCCGGGCAGGCGCGTGGCGCTGCCAGCGTCCGCCGCCACGCCCGCGGCCGCAGCCGCCGCGCTCGCGCGCATGGAGTACGCTTACCCGATGGTCACTATCCCTCATCTCCTCGCCGCCGTGGATCTCGGTTCGAACAGCTTCCGGCTCATCGTGGGCCGGGTCGAGGAAACCGACGCGGGCAGCCAGATCTATCAGGTCGACGCCTTGCGCGAGCCGGTGCGGCTCGCGGCCGGGCTATCGAGCGACAAAATGCTCGATCGCGCCTCGCAGGTGCGTGGCTGGGATGCGCTGAAGCGCTTCGGCGAGCGTCTGCGCGATTTTCACCCCGACCACGTGCGCGCGGTCGCGACCAATACGCTGCGCATCGCGAAGAATGCGGGCGAGTTTCTCGGCGAAGCGCAGGCGGCGCTCGGTTTTCCGATCGAAGTGATCGCGGGGCGGGAGGAAGCGCGCCTGATTTATGCAGGCGCCGCGCACTCGGTGCCGGCGAGCGCGGGCAAGCGGCTCGTCGTCGATATCGGCGGCGGTTCGACGGAATTCATCATCGGCTCGCACTACACGCCGATCAAGATGGAGAGCCTGTATATCGGCTGCGTGAGCCATAGCCGTACGTTTTTTCCGGCCGGCAACGTCGACGAATACACGATGCGTCAGGCCGAGCTCGCCGCGCGCCGCGAAATCCAGATCATTTCCGCCGAATACAAGAAGACCGGCTGGGAGCAGGCGATCGGCTCGTCGGGCACCGCCCGCGCGCTCGCCGAGCTGGTCGAGGCGAACAATTTCAACGATGCCGGCGTCACGCACGGCATTTCGCGCGGCGGCCTCGAGCGGCTCAAGCGCGCGCTGATCAAGGCCGAAAACGTCAACCGGCTGAAACTGATCGCACTGAAGAGCGACCGCGTGCCGGTGCTCGCGGGCGGCCTGTCGATCATGATCGCGGTGTTCGACGAACTGGGCGTCGACTATGTCGACACCACCGACGGCGCGCTGCGTCTCGGCGTCATGTACGACCTGCTCGGCCGTTCGCAGCACGAGGACATGCGTACGGTGACGGTCGGGGGCTTCATGCGCCGCTATGGCGTCGATCGTGCGCAGGCCGGGCGTATCAGCGATCTGTCGACGAGCCTCTACGACCAGTTCATCGAACCGGACGAAGAACGCCGCGCGGAAAACCGCATGTTCATCGGCTGGGCGGCGTCGCTGCACGAAATCGGGCTGTCGATCTCGCATAGCGCTTATCACAAGCATTCGGCGTATATCGCAAGCAACGCCGACATGCCGGGCTTTTCGCGCACCGATCAGGCGCGGCTCGCCGCGCTCGTGCTCGGCCACGCGGGCAAGCTCGGCAAGCTGTCGCAGACGCGCGACGTCGAATGGCCGCTGCTGTTCTGCCTGCGGCTCGCAGCGTTGCTGTGCCGTCGACGCGCGGACGTCGGCCTGCCGGGTATCACGGTTGCTCAGGCGAACGGCGGTTACGAGGTGCGTTTGCCGAACGAGTGGGTCGCCAACAATCCGTTGACGGACTACAGCCTGATCCAGGAAGCAGCGGAGTGGGAGAAAGTCGGGATTCCGTATCGCGTGGTTTATACGGACGATTGA
- a CDS encoding GNAT family N-acetyltransferase has translation MRELPTPTLPFASLFEPRRLPRAEETVTAQHRLQVSWARTDEELREAQRLRYRVFADEMGARLSGPAGLDVDAFDSYCDHLLVRDLDTLKVVGTYRALPPHQAARIGRLYAESEFDVSRLTHLRAKMVEVGRSCVHPDYRSGSVIMSLWAGLGAYMKHNGYETMLGCASVAMADGGHYAANLYCSLRDNALTAPEYRAFPHTPLPVDDLQTGAAVAPPPLVKGYLRLGAKICGAPAWDPDFNTADFLTLFRLSDINARYARHFLGDALPR, from the coding sequence ATGCGAGAACTGCCGACGCCCACCCTGCCCTTCGCCTCGCTTTTCGAACCGCGCCGTCTGCCGCGCGCCGAGGAAACGGTTACCGCGCAGCATCGCCTGCAAGTGTCGTGGGCGCGTACCGACGAAGAGCTGCGTGAAGCGCAGCGTCTACGCTATCGCGTCTTCGCCGACGAAATGGGCGCGCGCTTGAGCGGCCCCGCCGGCCTCGACGTCGATGCCTTCGATTCGTACTGCGATCATTTGCTGGTACGCGATCTCGACACGTTGAAAGTAGTCGGCACGTATCGCGCATTGCCGCCGCATCAGGCCGCGCGCATCGGCCGTCTGTATGCGGAAAGCGAGTTCGACGTGTCGCGTCTCACGCATCTGCGCGCGAAGATGGTCGAGGTCGGCCGCTCGTGCGTGCATCCCGACTATCGCAGCGGCTCGGTGATCATGTCGCTGTGGGCAGGGCTCGGCGCGTACATGAAGCACAACGGCTACGAGACGATGCTCGGCTGCGCGAGCGTCGCGATGGCCGACGGCGGCCACTATGCGGCGAACCTGTATTGCTCGCTGCGCGACAACGCGCTGACCGCGCCCGAATATCGCGCGTTCCCGCATACGCCGCTGCCGGTCGACGACCTGCAGACCGGCGCCGCCGTCGCGCCGCCGCCGCTCGTGAAGGGCTACTTGCGACTCGGCGCGAAGATTTGCGGCGCACCGGCGTGGGACCCCGACTTCAATACCGCGGACTTCCTGACGCTGTTCCGCCTGTCCGATATCAACGCCCGCTACGCGCGACACTTCCTCGGCGATGCGTTGCCGCGATAA
- a CDS encoding SixA phosphatase family protein produces the protein MDLILWRHAEAEDVAASDLARALTTRGRKQAQNAAKWLRARLPEDAVVLASPAVRTIQTAETLSDQYRVVRELAPNASANDVLEAAGWPGGIAQTVVIVGHQPTLGHVAAQLLGDSRASWPLKKAGIWWIESRERHGEEEAVLRAAISPDLI, from the coding sequence ATGGACCTGATCCTCTGGCGTCATGCCGAAGCAGAAGATGTCGCCGCGAGCGATCTCGCGCGCGCGCTCACCACGCGCGGCCGCAAGCAGGCGCAGAACGCCGCGAAATGGCTGCGCGCCCGCCTACCCGAGGACGCGGTCGTCCTCGCGAGCCCCGCGGTGCGCACGATCCAGACCGCCGAGACGTTGAGCGACCAGTATCGCGTCGTGCGCGAACTCGCGCCAAACGCGAGCGCGAACGATGTCCTCGAAGCGGCCGGCTGGCCCGGCGGCATCGCGCAGACCGTGGTGATCGTCGGCCATCAACCGACGCTCGGCCACGTCGCCGCGCAGCTGCTCGGCGACAGCCGCGCGAGCTGGCCGCTGAAAAAAGCGGGCATCTGGTGGATCGAGAGCCGCGAGCGCCACGGCGAAGAGGAGGCAGTGTTGCGCGCCGCCATCAGTCCCGATCTGATCTGA
- a CDS encoding DUF4279 domain-containing protein, producing the protein MSLSVFEMHSVELFCQRPSGACYVICDEWHYKACLGKAADRQKARAETREFLEIAELNHSKWEQDRKLVRNLLDSHWLFFHNVRDRNPDTDGWWVILALLEEVRRGKLLAIRGPRNSLFPSPYSSTPLRDPIARTGSHPDGEPILSVQYDPATWQARLNAARAARAGNRVASTLLGDARPVDYQPEALSDDTEELAASTNNPNYAAKMLGYDRDTFGDMIHAMKYDLKLRGDDNVIWHDSGDVEFRKNIIAICTTMQTDLHTMNVHQLAHASFSIAGDDLDPDVWTRYFGVSPDTAIVKGKRFLTPSGRLSSVPGRTGVWGVRSKAAVHSDSLEPHLRYLIDRLNLPRDDLRQLLADKGAQMRFFCYWDNERGDRVPDVPDDIRTMMEAMGGTVEIDEYR; encoded by the coding sequence ATGTCCCTGTCCGTATTTGAGATGCACTCCGTGGAGCTGTTCTGCCAGCGGCCATCGGGTGCCTGTTATGTCATCTGTGACGAGTGGCACTATAAAGCGTGCCTTGGCAAGGCAGCAGACCGTCAGAAGGCCAGGGCGGAGACCCGGGAATTTCTTGAGATTGCCGAACTCAATCACAGCAAGTGGGAGCAGGACCGGAAGCTTGTCAGGAATCTCCTTGACAGTCACTGGCTGTTTTTTCATAACGTGCGGGACCGTAACCCTGACACCGATGGCTGGTGGGTCATCCTTGCTCTTCTCGAAGAGGTTCGCCGGGGCAAACTGCTTGCCATTCGAGGTCCGCGTAATAGCCTGTTTCCGTCACCCTACAGCAGTACGCCGTTAAGGGATCCCATAGCGAGGACCGGCAGTCACCCGGACGGCGAACCCATTCTGTCCGTCCAGTATGATCCGGCCACCTGGCAAGCCCGGCTGAACGCTGCGCGCGCAGCCAGAGCGGGCAATAGAGTCGCATCAACGCTGCTTGGCGATGCGCGGCCGGTCGACTATCAGCCAGAGGCCCTCAGCGACGATACAGAAGAACTCGCGGCGAGCACGAACAATCCGAACTACGCGGCGAAAATGCTGGGATATGACCGCGACACGTTTGGCGACATGATTCATGCGATGAAATATGATCTGAAGCTGCGAGGCGATGACAATGTCATTTGGCACGATAGTGGGGACGTTGAATTTAGAAAAAACATCATCGCAATATGCACGACTATGCAAACTGATCTTCATACGATGAACGTACATCAACTCGCACATGCATCATTTTCGATAGCCGGGGATGATTTGGATCCCGATGTTTGGACCAGATATTTCGGCGTTTCGCCGGACACGGCGATAGTCAAGGGGAAGCGGTTTTTGACGCCGTCGGGGCGATTGAGTAGCGTGCCGGGGCGTACTGGCGTATGGGGGGTGAGAAGCAAAGCCGCCGTTCATAGCGACTCGCTGGAACCGCACCTCCGCTACCTTATTGATCGCCTGAATTTGCCGCGAGATGACCTGCGCCAGCTACTCGCAGACAAGGGCGCACAGATGCGTTTCTTCTGTTATTGGGACAACGAGAGGGGCGACCGCGTGCCTGATGTGCCCGACGATATTCGCACCATGATGGAAGCCATGGGCGGCACCGTTGAGATTGATGAATATCGATAG
- a CDS encoding DUF3309 family protein — protein sequence MTVGTILLIVLILLLIGALPSWPYSSGWGYRPTGLVGVVLIVVIILLLMGRI from the coding sequence ATGACCGTCGGAACCATCCTGCTAATCGTGCTCATCCTGCTGTTGATCGGCGCATTGCCAAGCTGGCCGTATAGCAGTGGCTGGGGCTATCGACCGACTGGGCTCGTCGGCGTCGTCCTGATCGTCGTGATCATTCTGCTGTTGATGGGGCGTATATAG
- a CDS encoding MATE family efflux transporter, translated as MPPAQPSETAAHSASAPALPVRWHRRVLALAFPIVLANLTQPILGAVDTAVAGHLDSASYLGGVALGGLFFNFVFWGFGFLRMGTTGLVAQAHGAGHGDELRNSVVRALLMAAAIGGLVLLVQQPLIDYALRAIGGSDAVQRHAQVYCHARIWAAPLALGNYVVLGWLLGTQRVRLALLSQVFINSVNIVAVLLYVYAFHWGVAGIGAATATADALGFVLGLALLWHGRPRGLPALNRAALFDAAALKRLVVLNRDIFVRTLCLLSSFGWFAHLGARQGDATLAANALLLNFQTFMAYGLDGFAHAAEALVGAAIGARDRHAFTQAVKVTALWSALGAIGFSFVYWGAGAWIIERLTDQAAVRAAAETYLPWAALSPVISVWGFLLDGVFIGATRTRELMMAMVVSLVVFVAASWALLAWHGNHGLWIALLIFMATRGATLARYLPGVSRGIAAA; from the coding sequence ATGCCCCCCGCCCAGCCTTCCGAAACCGCCGCGCATTCGGCCAGCGCGCCTGCGCTGCCGGTGCGCTGGCATCGCCGGGTGCTCGCGCTCGCGTTCCCGATCGTCCTCGCGAATCTGACGCAGCCGATCCTCGGCGCGGTCGATACCGCCGTCGCTGGTCATCTGGACAGTGCCTCGTACCTCGGCGGCGTCGCGCTCGGCGGCCTCTTCTTCAACTTCGTGTTCTGGGGCTTCGGCTTCCTGCGCATGGGCACCACCGGCCTCGTCGCGCAGGCGCACGGCGCGGGCCACGGCGACGAGCTGCGCAACAGCGTCGTGCGCGCGCTGCTGATGGCGGCTGCGATCGGCGGGCTGGTGCTGCTCGTGCAGCAACCGCTGATCGACTACGCGCTGCGAGCGATCGGCGGCAGCGACGCCGTGCAGCGGCACGCGCAGGTTTATTGCCACGCGCGGATCTGGGCCGCGCCGCTCGCGCTCGGCAACTACGTGGTGCTGGGCTGGCTGCTCGGCACGCAGCGGGTGCGGCTCGCGTTGCTGTCGCAGGTGTTCATCAACAGCGTGAACATCGTCGCGGTGCTGCTGTACGTGTACGCGTTTCATTGGGGCGTGGCTGGCATCGGCGCGGCTACCGCGACTGCCGACGCGCTCGGCTTCGTGCTCGGCCTCGCGCTGCTATGGCACGGCAGGCCGCGCGGCCTGCCCGCGCTGAATCGCGCCGCCTTGTTCGACGCCGCCGCGCTGAAGCGGCTCGTCGTGCTGAATCGCGACATTTTCGTGCGCACGCTGTGCCTGCTGTCGTCGTTCGGCTGGTTTGCGCATCTCGGTGCGCGGCAAGGCGACGCGACGCTCGCCGCGAACGCATTGCTGCTCAATTTCCAGACCTTCATGGCGTACGGGCTCGACGGTTTCGCGCATGCGGCCGAGGCGCTGGTAGGCGCGGCGATCGGCGCGCGCGATCGTCACGCGTTCACGCAGGCGGTCAAGGTCACCGCGCTATGGTCGGCGCTCGGCGCGATCGGCTTTTCGTTCGTGTACTGGGGCGCGGGCGCATGGATCATCGAGCGGCTCACCGATCAGGCCGCCGTGCGCGCCGCAGCCGAAACCTATCTGCCGTGGGCGGCGCTGTCGCCGGTCATTTCGGTGTGGGGCTTCCTGCTCGACGGCGTGTTCATCGGCGCGACGCGCACGCGCGAACTGATGATGGCGATGGTGGTGTCGCTCGTGGTGTTCGTGGCGGCATCGTGGGCATTGCTCGCGTGGCACGGCAATCACGGGCTGTGGATCGCGCTGCTGATCTTCATGGCCACGCGCGGCGCGACGCTCGCGCGCTACCTGCCGGGCGTGTCGCGAGGGATTGCGGCGGCGTAG
- a CDS encoding DUF2288 domain-containing protein, translating to MTSNDAPQSPLYAKLLGETAKIGWSELERFFARGILLHVARDLDLVSVAEAIANDDTTQVAQWLSSGLVERVQSETAADFAARDPELWAVVVSPWVCVQERS from the coding sequence ATGACTTCCAACGACGCCCCCCAAAGCCCCCTGTACGCGAAGCTGCTCGGCGAAACCGCCAAGATCGGCTGGAGCGAACTCGAACGTTTCTTTGCGCGCGGCATCCTGCTGCACGTCGCGCGCGACCTTGATCTCGTGAGCGTCGCCGAAGCGATCGCCAACGACGACACCACCCAGGTCGCCCAATGGTTGTCTTCCGGCCTCGTCGAGCGCGTGCAGTCGGAGACGGCCGCCGATTTCGCCGCGCGCGACCCCGAGCTGTGGGCGGTCGTCGTCTCGCCGTGGGTGTGCGTACAGGAGCGCTCTTGA
- a CDS encoding peptidoglycan DD-metalloendopeptidase family protein, which yields MLETTRIKRLGCAALFALLAACGSAPVAPGYYRVERGDTLSKIARGNRQSVQNIARWNNLTNPDNIEVGQVLRVAPPSGTASTSGAIRSGGGGGGSSSGSASASAAPRPAPADTGPATAPAPLSLIWPADGTVFRRFDGGNSKGIDISAAAGTPIVAAAPGTVVYAGNGLRGYGNLLILKHNADYLTAYAHNRALFVKEGESVKRGQKIAEMGDTDTDRVMLHFELRYQGRSIDPSKELPPR from the coding sequence ATGCTGGAAACGACAAGAATCAAACGACTCGGTTGCGCGGCGTTGTTCGCGCTGCTCGCCGCGTGCGGGTCGGCGCCAGTGGCGCCGGGCTACTACCGGGTCGAACGGGGCGACACGCTGTCGAAAATCGCGCGCGGCAACCGGCAATCGGTGCAGAACATCGCGCGCTGGAACAACCTGACCAATCCGGACAACATCGAGGTCGGCCAGGTGCTGCGTGTCGCGCCACCGAGCGGAACGGCGTCGACGAGCGGCGCAATCCGTAGCGGCGGCGGTGGTGGTGGCAGCAGCAGCGGCAGCGCGAGCGCGTCGGCCGCGCCGCGTCCCGCGCCGGCGGACACTGGGCCGGCCACCGCGCCCGCGCCGCTTTCACTGATCTGGCCGGCCGACGGCACCGTATTCCGCCGTTTCGACGGCGGCAACTCGAAGGGGATCGATATTTCCGCGGCGGCCGGCACACCGATCGTCGCGGCGGCGCCCGGCACCGTGGTCTATGCGGGCAACGGTCTGCGCGGCTACGGCAATCTTTTGATCCTCAAGCACAACGCCGACTACCTGACCGCTTACGCGCATAACCGCGCGCTGTTCGTGAAGGAAGGCGAATCGGTCAAGCGCGGCCAGAAAATCGCCGAAATGGGTGACACCGATACCGATCGCGTGATGCTGCATTTCGAGCTGCGCTACCAGGGTCGCTCGATCGATCCGTCCAAGGAACTGCCGCCGCGCTAG